Proteins found in one Xenopus laevis strain J_2021 chromosome 1L, Xenopus_laevis_v10.1, whole genome shotgun sequence genomic segment:
- the rps23.L gene encoding ribosomal protein S23 L homeolog encodes MGKCRGLRTARKLRNHRREQKWHDKQYKKANLGTALKANPFGGASHAKGIVLEKVGVEAKQPNSAIRKCVRVQLIKNGKKITAFVPNDGCLNFIEENDEVLVAGFGRAGHAVGDIPGVRFKVVKVANVSLLALYKGKKERPRS; translated from the exons ATGG GCAAGTGCCGTGGTCTTCGTACAGCAAGAAAGCTCCGCAACCACCGCCGTGAGCAGAAATGGCACGATAAGCAGTACAAGAAGGCCAATCTGGGAACCGCTCTGAAGGCCAACCCATTTGGAGGTGCTTCTCATGCTAAAGGAATTGTCCTGGAAAAAGT TGGTGTAGAGGCTAAGCAGCCCAACTCTGCTATCAGGAAGTGTGTCCGAGTGCAGCTGATCAAAAATGGCAAGAAAATCACCGCTTTCGTACCAAACGACGGTTGTCTGAATTTTATTGAG GAAAACGACGAGGTTCTGGTGGCAGGATTTGGACGCGCTGGTCATGCCGTTGGTGACATTCCTGGTGTCCGATTCAAGGTGGTTAAAGTAGCCAATGTCTCAC